A portion of the Choristoneura fumiferana chromosome 6, NRCan_CFum_1, whole genome shotgun sequence genome contains these proteins:
- the LOC141428818 gene encoding uncharacterized protein, translated as MPPDMAISMRHTKISAKEAAMLAGEVEKPGWQSKNEGIHERVSFEDAIWGFDLAGGAFYKTPLRVVGVKPGSRAEKAGIRPGDRLKRINDIDTSTLTIQEAHAIVIESGIHLRLAVTAPEDEEDSYFCYEDPIETGYDSEEERRLEEEKIKKRQVHAKVSSYWSLQWPWVSKRRIIYRESNCFMVPSKYEGKHSNKFPTQPMIRKEEDIVLNNINSQKEKLKQNINPSSKNEPLPENSIANAQMPLTNGVDHKTSLTNGVESIVKENGLKTLPEIPENVEESISEDISELEDTGITENSEKEEMSGQEEALEEELSELDSKTDSEIEENSQAELSEATDGHDKLINEVLENHDVSKEEEDHILDGILNENDANSSNER; from the exons ATGCCACCAGACATGGCAATTTCGATGAGGCACACGAAGATCTCGGCGAAGGAGGCAGCAATGCTGGCCGGGGAGGTGGAGAAGCCGGGATGGCAATCCAAGAATGAAGGCATCCACGAGAGAGTCAGCTTCGAAGATGCCATCTGGGGCTTTGACCTCGCTGGCGGAGCCTTCTACAAGACTCCGCTGAGGGTCGTTGGT GTGAAGCCAGGCAGCCGCGCGGAGAAGGCCGGTATCAGGCCCGGGGACCGACTGAAGAGGATCAACGACATTGACACATCCACATTAACCATTCAGGAAGCTCATGCCATCGTCATCGAGTCCGGTATACACCTCCGACTGGCTGTCACTGC TCCAGAAGATGAAGAAGATTCTTATTTCTGCTATGAAGATcctatt GAAACTGGATACGACAGTGAAGAAGAGAGGAGATTGGaagaagaaaaaattaaaaagcgaCAAGTCCATGCTAAAGTG AGCTCATATTGGAGTTTGCAATGGCCTTGGGTTAGCAAAAGAAGAATTATCTATCGAGAATCGAATTGTTTTATGGTGCCAAGCAAGTACGAAGGTAAACACAG taataagttcCCCACCCAGCCGATGATTCGAAAGGAAGAAGATATTGTTCTCAATAACATAAATTCTCAGAAAGAAAAGTTAAAGCAAAATATAAATCCATCGTCCAAAAATGAACCCTTGCCAGAAAACTCTATAGCCAATGCTCAAATGCCTTTGACAAATGGAGTTGACCATAAAACCAGTCTCACTAATGGCGTGGAATCAATAGTTAAAGAAAACGGCCTTAAAACACTTCCAGAAATTCCAGAAAACGTAGAAGAAAGTATATCAGAAGATATTTCCGAATTAGAAGATACTGGTATTACTGAAAATTCTGAAAAAGAGGAAATGAGTGGCCAAGAAGAGGCTTTAGAAGAAGAACTCAGCGAACTTGATTCGAAAACAGATTCTGAAATAGAAGAAAATAGTCAAGCAGAACTAAGTGAAGCAACTGACGGCCATgacaaattaattaatgagGTTCTAGAAAATCACGACGTTTCAAAGGAGGAAGAAGATCACATTTTAGATGGTATTTTGAATGAAAATGATGCAAATTCTTCTAATGAAAGATAA